TGCTGATGTAGTAAAAAATGTATGAATTTATAATATTGAGCATAAAGTGTATCAAAAATGATATCAATCACTCCTTTTCTGATTTGACCGGTCAATGGAGTTATACCATAGCGAAATGATTGTGACATTTTACTTTTTGTGCTATTTTATGTTTAATACAAGAATGAGACATCGTTTTATCGCTATTTTTTTAATGAAACGATGTATAAGCACGCAATTAAGACATTTCGACCATAACAAATGTATAGAGGAGGGTATTATGGATTACGAACATTTAAATTTAGAGCATTTTTTTGCGCGTAATGACGATTTGGACATCATTAGAGATCGTTCAGAGTTCGTTATGATTAATAATATGACAAAAGAAATGATGTATCGTGACGGTGATGTAGAAGGGACGATCAACCTTGCACGCTATTATTATAAAAATCGTTCTCAGGCAGCAAGTTTCATTATGATGGATTACTACCGTGAAGAAAAATAGTAATGAATTAGTTTACATATTCATTACTATTTTTTTATGAATTTGTAACAAGAGATGAAACCAATTGTACAGAGTCGTGTAAGGTGGTAAAATTTGAAGTCAAGCGAGTAAATTTAAATTATGTAACAATATGAAACATTCTGAAGAGGTGTGTTTATGAGAAAGCACAAGAAAGGCTCCATCCTTGCTGTCCTTGCATCTTTAATGATTGCTGCAGCTGCAGGTTTTTTCTTTTTCAAGATGATTGAAGATCAAATATTCTTTAAAAGTGTTGACCAAGTTGAACGTGTTGAAAAGTTAGATGTGACGTTAAAACAAGCATCTGAAAAGCAAATTGATAACTACACAAGCCAGCAAGTTTCAAATAAAGACCATACGAATTGGCGTGACGCTTCAGATTCTGAAATTCGTCAAGCGATGGATAGCTCATCTTTTATGGATGATAAGCGTCAGAAATATCAATTTTTAGATTTGTCAAAGTATCAAGGTATTGATAAAAATAGAATTAAACGGATGTTACGAGACCATCCGACATTATTAGCACATACGGATGATTTTGTGAATGCGGCGAAAGAAAAACAAGTTAATGAAGTGTATTTGATTTCACATGCGCTGTTAGAAACAGGTTCAGTCGTTTCTGAATTGTCCAATGGTGTGGAAATCGATGGAAAAAAATATTATAACTTTTATGGTGTCGGTGCATTAGATGAAGCGCCTGTTAAAACCGGTGCAGAATATGCGAAGAAAAAAGGTTGGGATACACCAGAAAAAGCCATTAGTGGTGGTGCAGCGTTTATTCATGATCATTACTTATCTAACCCAAACCAAAATACGTTATATAGTATGCGTTGGAATCCTAAAAATCCTGGTGAACACCAATATGCTACAGATATTAACTGGGCTAAAAGTAACGCGGTAATTATGGCGGATTTCTATAAAGATATGAAAACGGAAGGTAAATATTTTAACTGGTACGTTTACAAAGATGATAAAAAGCATCAAGATGGTCATAACTATTAGATGCGCTTTAATTAAATAATGAACGAAAAGGTTGAGTTGTCACGGTATTTGTGTGAACGACTCAACCTTTTTTATGATGTACTGATATGAGATTACTCAGCTTTATTGTTACGTCCGAATACAAAAAATAAGATGACCGTTGAAACAATCACTTTGACAATCATTTTTAACATAGTACGCACTCCTTTATGTCTCAAGTGTACTATGCGTGTGAATGGTAATCAAAATAAATGTGTGCGGCTTACGATCTTTATCGTTCAATTTTTGTATAGCATGGATGACACGAACTAAATTGATGTGATAGTAAATGTAAAATGATTAATTAATAGGTGTCATTCAGGGTATAATAGAGAAGAAATGTACAAATTAGAGTAAGGATGGTGCAAAATGAGAGTAGCCATTGTTGGAATGGGAACAGCAGGTGTGAGCGTTTTGCGACAGCTCGTAAAATATAAGCAATTTAAGAAGATTGAAGTTGATTTATATGATAATGCTTATAACATGGGGCAGGGAGAACCTTTTCAAAATGATAGTGAAGATTTTTTGATTAATGTGCCTGTTGATCATTTGTCATTAAACATCGATAACATTCTAGAATTTAGAGAATGGTATAACGAACAAGATACGTTTGATTACGGTGATGCAGATTATTTGCCGAGATATGTATTTGGTCACTATATGAAAAGTTATTTAGAACAATTTGACACAACATTTGATAATGTTAATGTCATCAAACATGAAGTGTCACATATGTATATTGAGGAGCAAGAAAGTGAAATTATCCCTAAACGTATCGTCGTATGTACAGGAGACGATGTCGATTCTTGTCAAAAATACGATTATGTGTTCTTCACGATTGGCACGATGTCTTACAACGATCCATTTGGTTTGAAAGGACAAAAGGGGTACATTCATTCGCCTTATCCTGCCAATCAAACGTTAGCTGAAGTAAATGATGACGATGCTGTGGCAATTATTGGAACAGGATTAGCAAGTTTAGATGTCGTACGTCACGCATTAAGTCACCATCAGCGTAAACCGATTGTGATGGCGAGTCGTAGTGGTAAATTGCCAAGTGTACGTGGAACGATGCAGGATATTACGTTTCAATTCTTAACAGTGGAAAATTTTGATGCGCTGAAGGCAGAAAACATGGGCGTCGTTCCATTAGAAGACGCGGTAGCATTGTTTAAAAAAGAATTTGAAGTGCGAGATATTCCATTAGAAAAACTATTGAAACGCCGTAAATATGATGCAATTCGTGACTTGAATTATGATTTAAATCATCCAGAAGAAGTCGGTGCATTACAAAGTGTATTTGAAACGTTAAAAGAAAATATGGATTGGATTTGGAATAGTTTAAGTCGTGAAGATCAAGAACAATTGATTAACAAATACCATCGCTACATGAAAGAAAATACAAATCCAATGCCTAGAGAAACAGCACAATTGTTAGTGAACGAAATCAAAGCTGGCCATTTACAAGTGTTGTCTGGTTTGGAGCATGTGCGTCAATTTTACGGTAAATACCGTTTACGTTTTAAAAATGTTCATGAAGAAATGAAAATGGATGTCGTCATTAATGCGACGGGTCCGAAAGAACATTTGAGTCAATTAGATGAGGATGATGCTTTACTTCTAGATGTGGCGAATCGTCAAATCGTCCAAGCACATCCTCTTGGTGGGATACAAATCGTGTCGTCAACGAATGAAGTCATCAGTCCGCTTTATGGCACACTCAACAATATGCGTGCGATTGGACAATTGACAAACGGTGTCAACTTTGAACGTAATGGTGTGACCATGATTATTCAACAGGCAGTCAGTGCGGTAGAAAACTTATACGATACCTATAAAGCGAAAAAGGCTCTAGAAAAAGAAGCGCGCAAACAACTAAAGAAAGCGGAAGAAAAAGCTAAAAAGAAAAAAGAGAAGAAGAAAAAGAAGAAGAAGAAAAAGAAGAAGAAATAAGCACGCTGTTGTAGGGCGGACAGAGTTTTAATGTTGCGTTAAAACATCATATTATTAATTGATAATGCGGATTATTTGATGTTCAATCAATTGTAATTTCAAAAAAGATACGCTAATATAGACGCATGGACTTTTGATAGGTCCATGCGTATCTTTTATTCTCAATACAATTTTATATATTCTTTCGGGGCTGGGTGAAATTCCCAACCGGCAGTAAAACATAAGCCTGCGACCCGTATCATTGATTTGATATGGCTGATCTAGTGAGAATCTAGAGCCGACAGTGAAAGTCTGGATGGGAGGAAGAATAGTGACGACATTTTTCACATGCAATATGTGAGTTTATTTGTCGTATCCAAATTTTGAATGAAAAAGAATCAATGTGTTTGATCACTTTTCATACATCCTACCACTCGAAGTCGACAATCGAGTGGTTTTTTATTGAGGTGAAAGTATGAACCATTATTTAGAATCTGCGATACAATTGGCAGAAATGACGCAAGGCCAAACTGGAACGAATCCAGCAGTGGGCGCCGTCATTGTGAAACATGGACGTATCATCGGTTTCGGTGCACATTTAAAAAAGGGTGAGCGCCATGCTGAAATTCAAGCGATTGATATGGCAGGCGCTGAACATGTCAAAGGTGCAACGATTTACGTCTCACTTGAACCATGTTCACATTACGGTAGTACGCCTCCATGTGCACAACGTATCATTGACACTGGCATTTCGAAAGTCGTTTATGCTGCGAAAGATACGACGTTACAAGAAACAGGCCATGACATGATGGTGCAACATGGTATTAAGGTGGAATATCGTCCGCATCCACGTGCCGAACAATTGTATGCCGCTTTTTATGACAGTAAAGAAGATGCCGTGCCCATTGTGACAGTTAAGGTGAGCGCCAGTTTAGATGGCAAACAAGCGACGGATCATTTTGAAAGTCAATGGATTACTTCTAAACAAGTAAAGGCAGATGTTTTCCAACTGAGACATTCACATGATGCGATAATAACTGGCAATGGCACGCTGACACATGATAATCCAAGTTTAACGACACGCATGGAAGACGGCCATCATCCAGCGAAAGTCATTT
Above is a genomic segment from Staphylococcus delphini containing:
- a CDS encoding N-acetylglucosaminidase; its protein translation is MRKHKKGSILAVLASLMIAAAAGFFFFKMIEDQIFFKSVDQVERVEKLDVTLKQASEKQIDNYTSQQVSNKDHTNWRDASDSEIRQAMDSSSFMDDKRQKYQFLDLSKYQGIDKNRIKRMLRDHPTLLAHTDDFVNAAKEKQVNEVYLISHALLETGSVVSELSNGVEIDGKKYYNFYGVGALDEAPVKTGAEYAKKKGWDTPEKAISGGAAFIHDHYLSNPNQNTLYSMRWNPKNPGEHQYATDINWAKSNAVIMADFYKDMKTEGKYFNWYVYKDDKKHQDGHNY
- a CDS encoding FAD/NAD(P)-binding protein, with product MRVAIVGMGTAGVSVLRQLVKYKQFKKIEVDLYDNAYNMGQGEPFQNDSEDFLINVPVDHLSLNIDNILEFREWYNEQDTFDYGDADYLPRYVFGHYMKSYLEQFDTTFDNVNVIKHEVSHMYIEEQESEIIPKRIVVCTGDDVDSCQKYDYVFFTIGTMSYNDPFGLKGQKGYIHSPYPANQTLAEVNDDDAVAIIGTGLASLDVVRHALSHHQRKPIVMASRSGKLPSVRGTMQDITFQFLTVENFDALKAENMGVVPLEDAVALFKKEFEVRDIPLEKLLKRRKYDAIRDLNYDLNHPEEVGALQSVFETLKENMDWIWNSLSREDQEQLINKYHRYMKENTNPMPRETAQLLVNEIKAGHLQVLSGLEHVRQFYGKYRLRFKNVHEEMKMDVVINATGPKEHLSQLDEDDALLLDVANRQIVQAHPLGGIQIVSSTNEVISPLYGTLNNMRAIGQLTNGVNFERNGVTMIIQQAVSAVENLYDTYKAKKALEKEARKQLKKAEEKAKKKKEKKKKKKKKKKKK
- the ribD gene encoding bifunctional diaminohydroxyphosphoribosylaminopyrimidine deaminase/5-amino-6-(5-phosphoribosylamino)uracil reductase RibD gives rise to the protein MNHYLESAIQLAEMTQGQTGTNPAVGAVIVKHGRIIGFGAHLKKGERHAEIQAIDMAGAEHVKGATIYVSLEPCSHYGSTPPCAQRIIDTGISKVVYAAKDTTLQETGHDMMVQHGIKVEYRPHPRAEQLYAAFYDSKEDAVPIVTVKVSASLDGKQATDHFESQWITSKQVKADVFQLRHSHDAIITGNGTLTHDNPSLTTRMEDGHHPAKVILSRSGQINWNAQLFQDCVTPIYIYTENQALTSSLDHVEIIQQTDMQIEDVLKDLYQKGYGHVLVEAGPNVTSQFLASRFVTHFILYLAPKIIGGQGVNQFYQTALVTPLNQLPQFEIVQTDIIDTDLKLRMQRK